Below is a genomic region from Azoarcus sp. KH32C.
CCACCGTCAGCGCCATCGCCCCGCCGGCGGACAGGCCCAGGCCGAACACCTGGTCGGCGCGCAGCCGGTGCGTGCTGCAGACGTGATCGACGATTGTCTTCAGGATCGCGGCTTCGGTGGCGACGACGTGTTCGTGGCCGAACCAGTTCCAGCATCGATGCGGGTTCGCCTCCTGCGCCTGTTCGGGCAGCAGCACCGCGTAGCGGCCGGCACGCGCGTTCGCCGCGGCGCGGGTGGTGGCCGCGAAGCTTGCCGAATCCTGGCCGCAGCCGTGCAGCAGCACGACGAGCGGCAAGGGGCGCCGGAGGCCGGGCGGAAGGTAGAGCCGATAGCGGCGCATCGCGATCGGCCCGAGACCCCAACGCCCTTCCTCCCAGCGGCCGCCCGCGCGCGTCGAAGGCGCCTGCGTAGGCGAGGCGACGCCGGTCAATATCTGCGTCGCCGCCTTCTTCAAGAGCGGCGTAGCGCGCTTCGCCGTGGCTTTGCCCGCCGCGCGCTGGACGCGTGCCGACGCGCGCGCAGTGCTACGCGCGAGATCGAACCAGGCGCCGATCCATTTTGACCGTCGTGCATTCATGCCCGCAAGCCGGAAAGTTCCATTGCACATGTCCTCGACGTAGAAGGCTCCGGGGTCGCCCGGCGTGTGGAATCAGCAATCGATATGCCTTGCGCTTGCCGTGACGCCCTCCGCGCGGTCGGGATCGCTTTTTGCGGGCGCGGACTCGACGTCGTCTTCATGCATACCGCATGGACTGCCTGAAATAGGCATTCGGGTAGATGAAATACTCATATTCAATGATATCGCCGACCGACCGAGAATCGTACCATCGCGACTTCCAAAACAAGTGAGTGCGGGCCGGCGATCCCGGGAAGCACTCGACAAGAACGGCAAGAGGGCGGAGGAACATTCGATGCGAGTGACATTGGTTGAAGGGGGTGAGGTTTCGCGCCTGGTGTTCGAAGGAGACATGACCCTGGAATTCTCCAACGAAATGGAAGATCGGATCATCGGCGCGATGCGACGGCGCAAGCCCGTCCAGGTCGATCTGTCGGCGGTGGAGGAGATCGACCTGTGTGGCGTACATATGCTGGGCATGATGCAAACGATGGGTAAGGACAAGGTGGATATCGTCGCGACCTCGCCGGCGGTCGAACGGCGCTTCAGAAAACTGCTCTCCAACTAGCGGCGCGGCAGTCGTCGCGGAGGAGAAAGCAGGGCCGGGCAATGAGGAGGGGGAGATGCGCAGAGCGCCAGAAGGTGCCGCGCCGGATGTGCGGGGTTGTGCCGATTGCGGTGCAGCCCCGCGTTCCGATTGCCGTCTTCCCGGCCGACCCCGGCCGCGCCCGAATGCCCGAAACCCTTGAGCCGTGCGCTTGGCGAATGAACGGCGGACGTCTATCCTAAGCTTCAGGACGAGTTGGGCGCGGTTCACTCGATCCGGAACAAGGGTGGTGCGATGGATCAACGCCGGATTTCTCGCGACACGGGCTTCCTCGACCATGACTTCGAGGAAATCTTCGACGCGATTCCGGTTGCCGTATTCATCAAGGACCGCGACAGTCGCGTGGTACTGATCAACCGGGCCTGCGAGGCGCAGTGGGGCATCCCGCGCGAGGCAATCTGCGGCACCGATGGCGCGCAGTTCTTCCCTCCGGAGCAGATGAAGGTCTTCCTCGAGAAGGACAGGGAAGTCTTTCGCGGCGGCGCGCAGATCGAGTTCGAGGAGGAGTACTGGAACTCGACGCTGCAGGAAAACCGCATCGGCCACACCGTCAAGAAACCGATCTACGATTCCGCCGGCGAACCGGCCTACCTGGTCGGGATCACCTCGGACATCACCGAGCGCAAGCGCGCCGAGAGCGAGCATCGGCAGGTCGAGGAGTCGATGAAGCTCGCCGCCCAGATCTACCGGTCGAGCAGCGAAGCGATCATGGTCACCGACGAGCACAACCGCATCGTCGATGTGAATGACGCCTTCACCCGGCTGATGGGTTACGAGCTCTCCGAGATCGAGGGCAAGGACCCGAGGATCATGCAGTCCGGCCTGCACGACAAGGAGTTCTATCGGCAGTTCTGGCAGGCGATCAAGGAGCACGGGCGCTGGCAGGGGGAAGTCTGGGATCGTCGCAGCGACGGCCAGCTGATCGCAAAGTGGGTCACGATCAGCGTCATCCGCAGCCTCGACGGCAGCGTCTTCCGACATGTCGCGCAGTTCTCCGACATCACCGAAAAGAAGCTGCAGGACGAGCTGATCTGGCATCAGGCGAATTTCGATCCGCTGACCGACCTGCCCAACCGCCGCCTATTCCGCGACCGCCTCGAGCAGGAGGTCAAGAAGGCGCACCGCACGGGGAAACCGCTCGCGCTGCTCTTCATCGATCTCGATCGCTTCAAGGAAATCAACGACACGTTCGGGCACGACAAGGGCGACCTGCTGCTGGCGGAAGCGGCGCGGCGCATTCGCCTGTGCGTGCGGGACACTGACACCCTCGCCCGCTTGGGCGGGGACGAGTTCACGGTGATCGTCC
It encodes:
- a CDS encoding PHB depolymerase family esterase, with the translated sequence MNARRSKWIGAWFDLARSTARASARVQRAAGKATAKRATPLLKKAATQILTGVASPTQAPSTRAGGRWEEGRWGLGPIAMRRYRLYLPPGLRRPLPLVVLLHGCGQDSASFAATTRAAANARAGRYAVLLPEQAQEANPHRCWNWFGHEHVVATEAAILKTIVDHVCSTHRLRADQVFGLGLSAGGAMALTVALRYPSLFAAVGTHSGAVPHSASSPLQAGQALRGRRQPHHDPLRHRLAGRRLPPLIVIHGDADHGVADTNADASVRLWLELLAPAKAMQARPRQAQRGKRHPYTVTDWKHGGHTQVRLIRVAGLGHAWSGGAAHQAFSDPHGPDALKLAWRFFDAAVKSG
- a CDS encoding STAS domain-containing protein: MRVTLVEGGEVSRLVFEGDMTLEFSNEMEDRIIGAMRRRKPVQVDLSAVEEIDLCGVHMLGMMQTMGKDKVDIVATSPAVERRFRKLLSN
- a CDS encoding EAL domain-containing protein; protein product: MDQRRISRDTGFLDHDFEEIFDAIPVAVFIKDRDSRVVLINRACEAQWGIPREAICGTDGAQFFPPEQMKVFLEKDREVFRGGAQIEFEEEYWNSTLQENRIGHTVKKPIYDSAGEPAYLVGITSDITERKRAESEHRQVEESMKLAAQIYRSSSEAIMVTDEHNRIVDVNDAFTRLMGYELSEIEGKDPRIMQSGLHDKEFYRQFWQAIKEHGRWQGEVWDRRSDGQLIAKWVTISVIRSLDGSVFRHVAQFSDITEKKLQDELIWHQANFDPLTDLPNRRLFRDRLEQEVKKAHRTGKPLALLFIDLDRFKEINDTFGHDKGDLLLAEAARRIRLCVRDTDTLARLGGDEFTVIVPEFQGVVAVERIAQQIIMELSAPFELGSDRGHISASVGITVYPDDAESLEELMKLADRAMYLAKEQGRGRFAYFTESMQRKAEEKRVLTSDLRHALTRDELVVYFQPIVDASTARIVKAEALLRWRHPTRGMVSPMDFIPLAEESGLILEIGEWVFQRAIDAVAHWQEAFGRLIPVSVNKSPLQFAEQLAGNRWMERLRTLSLPSHSITVEITESILIKDSPTVKRRLLDFRNCGVEVSIDDFGTGFSSLSYLKQFDVDFLKIDRSFIGNLAEDAADKALTEAIIVMAHKLGLKTIAEGVETEAQRDMLVRFDCDYAQGYLFSGPLPIEGFDALLQVQAA